The Corvus moneduloides isolate bCorMon1 chromosome 4, bCorMon1.pri, whole genome shotgun sequence genomic interval GCAGTGAATTTTTCCTGCTGGGTTAGTGGTTTGAATCAGTTTACCATGTGATGAATTGCACAACTGAGAGCAAAACAAGCAAtgagaaggcagcagagagaagagataATCCCTTCTTTTGGTATTGGTGAGCACTTAATTCAGCTCAGCTACATTCACATTCAGTATTTGGGCTTCCCGAACTGGTTTAAGCACCCTTCACAGCTGCCATCTTCTAGCTGCTTATTCCTGTCCCTCTGTTGCCCTCTGTGCTTTGTCTCAATTGCCAGGGCAGCAGAACAGCTTGGCAAGCAAACGTGGGTGGAAACAAAATGCCACCTTTCCCCAGGTGTTCATCCTGTTGGCAAATGTGTGCAGAGGAGCAGTGTCGGTGTGGGGCAGGTATGGGGGCTGATTAACCTGTCACTGCTGCcgggctgtggcactgctgtgccACATGCAGTGCACCAAGGAGTCTGCTGGGAGCAGTTTGCAAATGCTGGTGACTGCAGTTTAACTTCTGCTAAGGTTTTGCTTTGTACTTCCCATTGTCTaagagcagctgcttctgctatTTTTAGGTACCATGGTCTTTGTTGTGTATTTGGCTTGGACATCAGGCTTTGGGTTCAGGTTGAAGGTcagaaggctctgcagagggatctggacaggctggatccatgggccCAGGCCAGTGATTTGAGGGTCAACAAGGCCAGGTcctgggtcctgcccttgggtcacaccaaccccctgcagctccaggctggggcagaggggctggaaagctgggaaaggccctggggctgctggggacagcggctggacatgagcccaggtgtgcccagggggccaagaggccaatggcacctgggctgtgccagccatggggtggcagcagggccggggcagtgactgtcccctgtgctgggcactgctggggccacACCTCAgatcctggggcagctctgggcccctccggacaagaaaggcattgaggggctggagcgtgtccagagaagggaactgagctggggaagaggctggagcagcaggaggggctgagggagctgggaaaggggctcagcctggagcaaaggaggctcaggggggaccttctggctctgcacaactccctgacaggaagggacagccagggggggtcaggctctgctcccgtggaacaagggacaggaggagaggaaacagcctcaaattGTGTCAGGTGATATTTATATTagatcaggaaaaatttctttgctgaGAGTCATTCAGCATTGGGATAGGCTGCCCAGTGAAgctggtggagtcaccatccctgaaaatgtACAAGAAACCTGTGGATGGGGCACatgaggacatggtttagtagtgaacgtggtggtggtgctgggctgacttttgGACTTTGTGATTTTaatggtcttttccaaccttatgattctatggttctagGAATTCCAGTGAGTGGAATTCAGTCTGGGTAAGagggtattaaaaaaaacagtggAATAAATAAGCTGACATTCAGTTGAAATTGCACAAATTCTCTAATGCAAATTCTAAATTGGAGTAACACAGTGTATGTGTGCACATGATCTAGACAGCACTGATTTTGGTACAGTGTAGCACACAGGCAAGGAAAATCAGAATGCCAGTGAGGTACAGGTTTTGAACCTTTTAAGGTATTTTTGCCCCCTCCGCTGGCTTGGTGCTGGAAATCTGTCTTCATCTAATAAAATAACTAGTTGAGCACTGTCAGTAGTCCTGCTCTGTGTTGAGTATGCACATGAACGTGTTAGTTCCGCATAACTTTCATGTGTCTCCCATTGCAAAAAATATTCAATGTATTACGTGAGTTCTGTGGATTTCTGAGTTACCATTCTCGTTGTGAGGATAGAAATGTAAGAGCTGCAATAACGTGACTTAAAAACGTAAGTTGCAGAAACAGCCTAGTACAGGAATTTATTTGCTCTTGACCTGAAAAGTAGCTCTGAAAGGTACTTCAGAATTATCTTACTGAGTacaacttctttttctgcttgctgaGTTTTGCAAGAGGACAGACACATAGTGTAAATGGGCTTCTCTAGTCAAGTTTTTCCAGTGATAACACCTCcacaagcaaaagcagcagtagGAGTGCCAGGGCAAATAAAGTGCCAATGGCTGCCAGTGTTTTCATTCCTGGATCCCATAGTTCTGCCCTGAGTGTGGTTGGAAAACATGGGTGCCACCCACTGGCATCACTGCTGGGAGGTGTATAAAGGAGTAGGGAGGAATCCTTTTTACAGCCAGGGACCAGTGTAGACATGGCTGCTGTGTCAGAGCTTTTTCACATGGATCTTTGCTGCTCTCTCTGTAAGCACAAACTGCAGTGTGTGTGCTTCTGTGTGCCTGTGCATGCAGGGTGTTTAAATGCTAGTGTGCATTTCTGGTAAGCACCTGTACAAAGCCATTAGCAAGTTTTAAGATGGAGCTTGGACTGTTCATGACTTAGATTATACAATATGATTGCTGGCTAATGGTCCTAAAGTCTGTGTGTACCTGAGAATGAAGGAAGCCAGGACTGCTCCTGTGTATTTGTGTctaagtgtgtgtgtgtgttagagGTGAGGTGGGTTATTTTAGTGTGCTTGCTTTCAGAGTGTACCTGAAAAACTTGATATTATTGCTGGGTTATTACTCCTTTGACTGGATTCATGGTGTAGCCACACTTTGGAACCAGGTAAATTTGCTAGCATATtaagaatgaaattaaaaaaaaaaaaaggaaacagactTTTTGTGATACCTTAAAGCACAGAtatattctgttttcctctaCTGCCTCTGTTGTGCAGCTGGTAAAGAATAATTTCACTCATTAATTTTAAGCATGAGAACAAACTCTGTTAAATGTTTAATCACCAAATTCCATAAAAATCAATGCCCTATATTTGCCACTGAGGTTAATTGCCTTAAACttacagctgaaaacaaaataggTACTTACAGGGTAAAAGTCACAATTCCTATAAAATATTCTAGATGATACTGTTTGCGAAGCTGTTAAGTCTTAAATTTTAGCAATGTTTGTAAGAATCAGTGACTGAACAAGGTGCATGCTTGCATCTGGATTTTCAGCTGCAAATGCAAAAGAGTTGCAGATGTTGTGCTTCAGAATACCTACAGATGTGGCAGTGCTCAGAAGTTGGTACCAGAGAACCCTAATGACaactcttttttctccttctctttgtgCAGCAACAGTAGGAGTTGTGGCAAGGACTGTAGTCAAGAATGACATTTTCTATGCATGCTGCTGATCTGTTCACTTGTAATGGACCAGAAGATAAAATGCTGAGCCATTCTGGCATCTAAAAAGTGTGTTAGCTAGGAGTGTATTAGCTGTTCTTTAAATGTAATTAGGTTTGTAACTATGGATTTTTGTACATATGCCATTTAGGCCTAGGGGTCCTCATTTGTTTATGAAGTGCTGAAGAACAAGCTTATCCCTAAATGCTCTCTAGTCATGCAGTGCATCATCCATAGGATGTGATAGTGGATGTCCTGTGCCATTCTCTAAACCTCCAAATCCCAGTGCTGCTTCATGCAACGACTGATTGTAAGGGGCAGAAAGCTCCATATTCACTTCACTTGTTGTTTCATCATCATCCTTTCTCCCAATAAATTTTGTTGCTATTCTTTACGTCTGTGCAGGAGGTGGGGATTGGAGACCTGCTTGTTTTTAATTGATCATGGCAGGGGACATGAAAAGACTCTCACGGATGCTGCTGGAGTGCAATAGCAATGACAGGCTATGTGGTAAGATTCACACATTCCTTTAATAAGCTTTCACATGCTGGGCAGGAAGGCCAGCCTCACTAAGTGTACCAagccctttcttctccttcacctGCACCCCAGTCCACACAGAAAGACTTGATGGCACTTTCCCTGCATTGTGTTTCAGGGGAGAAATGTTTATGGGGATGCAGGCTCTGTGGCAGGATTCATCTCACATAATTTCAGCCATTTTAGAGAATTTCTACTTTGAATGAGGTGTACAGCAGTCATTAAAGAttccctgcagctttccaaaGGACCAGTTTTGTGAGATTTTGATTTCGCTACTTTCTGCCATCTTTGGGAACTGAAAAAATGGTCTTGACCACCTCCACATCTGGGGGACATGAGAAAGATAGTTACCTTCACAAGCCTTGCTAATTGCAATGTCTTTCAGTCAAATTCCAAAGGTGACCActctgtttcctttaaaatgctCCGTGTAATTTTactggaaggagctggagctgtaaTTGCACATGTATTTGTGATGACATAGCAATATCCAGcccttcccatctccctgctgtcctgctgccagtGCCATTTCTGTTTCACTGGTGGATGGTACTTCAAATGGCTGCAATTTCTGGCCTCCATATTAAGGCATCTAAATGAGTGACCTTAGGTGTGGGAGTCAGTGATTTCATGCAGTTTAGGTACTCAGCACCTTTGAAAAATAGGGTGGCAGCACTAACAGTGTCCAGTTGCTATCccaaggagcagaggagggaacaCACACTTTTGGTGTTGAAAGTTACTGAAATGGATTGTTGCTGCATGGTTATACAGAACCAATGTGCTGCTTATTCCTTgggtttgcattttctttctctgctgctaGTTGTGCGTGAATATCAAACGGAAGTGATCGTTGTCCCAGTTCTCCTGGTGGGACTTTTTGTCATTGTGCTCACTGTAATCCTGTGGCTCCACTGCCGCGGCCTGCGAGCAAAGCAGGAGCAATCAGCACCAGCTGGAACACAAGGtaaaaaaagtggttttcaacCAGAGGAAAGAGTAGTGGTTTCGCTGGCTAGAAGTCAATTCCATTTCCCCATTGCTTGAGCTGTTAGGCAAAACCATTTATGAGGATCCTGAGTGGTATTCAGCAATCCagtaaatattagaaaaattgGGAACCCTGATTTATTCCACTTTGCAGCAACAGTAGTGGAATCTGTAGTATAGATGGATCTGAGAAAATCGAAAGCAATATACAGTGTAGGCTGTTTGATGTGCTGTGGTAGCATCACAAGAGCTGCAAAGTGTATTTATGTAACAGCTTCCTGGAGGCTGCTGCAAGGAGAGTTTTACTGGGGTAGTTATGAATGATAGTAATTTTGATGTAGATCATACCTAGTTAATCCATTTTCTATACTGCCatttaagaaatttaatttcaaactgCTGTCTCCCTCTTCCTATGGAGACAACATGAAGTAGAACAGGGACTGGTGAAGACGTAGGGGAAGGTTTGTTGATACATATGTGGCTGtgtggaaatgaaaatacagttctgaattaattttgggtatgcagaggggaaaaaagcctcttGAGCCTATATTAAGAGAAATAATTGAGAACtggtaataaaagaaaatgttcgTTGCTTGAGCACATGGGAATGAAGTCCAAATGTGTCTTACCTATAAAGGTTATGTAGTTAAACATGGGAGAAATTTCTAGACTGGTTCTGTCTTTTTATCAAATAGAGGGGGAGAtaaattctttctccttttcaagGGCCAGGATAAGTAAGATACAGTAACAGTTCCTTACTTTGCCCTGATTTCCAAAACACTGTGGAGCAAAAACTAAAGAGGATAGAAGGATGAGCATTGTCACTTATTACAAGAGTTCATCTGTCTGTTTTTATGCGTCATATGTATTTGCTTTtatcagtgaagaaaaagaaccagcagGAACCCTGCTCAACAGAGAACCACTACATCCAGCTGAGTGAGACATCTGTGGAGAGCCTTCTAAATTCTGCATCCTTGACTCTAAAAGAATTAGAGATCCCACGAGAGAAGCTCTTACCAGGCACCTTGCAGCTGATAAAACATGGTGCCTATGGGAGCATCTACAGAGCACAGTTGGAaactgggagctctgggaagaCTAAGACTGTGGTATTGAAAGCCTTGCAAGGTAAGGCCCATGGTCAGGATCCACCTTGGTACAGTCTCTGTATCCCAGATATGATGCTGGGTAGAGCTTTTCCATCAGTACTGGCAAGAACATGTTCAGTGTAGTAGGTCAGAGGTGTTCTTGTAGGAATGTCTTTGTAGGATTAAAGATTGCTGACCATGTTGATTTTAGCTGTCAACCTGttctttgctgctttcatttgttgtttggtttttaatctgttttcttttgttctttcagaCCTGGCTAGTCCccagaaaataaaggatttcTTGGGAAGGATTAAATTCCATCAAAATCTTGGCCATCATGAGAACCTGGTTGAATTGGTTGGATGTTGTGTAGACCAGCTCCCACTTTATATGATCATGGAAGATGTGTCTCTAGGTGACCTATTGACATTTCTGTGGACATGTCGGAAGGTGAGTCAAAAGAAGTGATGACAGAATAGCTTCTTAAATTCCTTAGGTACATACCTAGCCATGAATCATAGATGATTCTTTTCATCTCTCCATGCATCCCTCTGTATCACTCAAAACTATTTCCATACCCCAAAGAAGTTCTGCACAAAGGTCCTACTTTGCAGACCACTGAAGGGCGTAGCAGGCACTGGAATTAAAGTGAATTCATACAGCCACCCGAATTTCTAAAGTTTTAAATCCCATCTCACTCCAAATGCTTTTAAGAAAGCAGAACAATTCCCACACAGGGGGAAGGTCATGGGAGGATAACAAATTGGTAAGAGACAGGAAATAGAATATAAGATGAAAGGTTGGTACTTGCACTGGAGGGAGGTCAGCCATCTGGGACATGGTGCTGTTCACTGCATGTATTAGTAACTTAAAAATGGGTGACAGTGATATGATGATATTTGCTGATGGTTCCAGCCAGTAAAGGCAAGGGCTGACCCAGAGGAATTGCAGAAGGATCTTCCAAGATTGAAAGACTTGCCAATAAAAAGAACAGATGAAATTCAGCatagttaaaaattaaatgatgCACAGGTTAAAATTTCACATGTGAATGATGGCTTCATGTCTGCCCATTGCTGATGAGGAGTAAAATCTGATGGGATGAGGTCTGATAGTATAAAAATACTCAGTCCATTGAAAATGTTAACTCAAGCTAAAACAGACCCCAAatatcaggggaggtttagattgaataGCAGGAAGATATTCTTCtccagagggtggtcaggcactgaccaggctccccagggaatgctcACAGCTCCAAGGCTGGctgagctccaggagtgttCAGACAATGCTgtcagggacagggtgggagtTTTGAAAtgtcctgtgcaaggccaggagttggacttgatggtccttgggggtcccttccaactcagcttattctgtgattttatgactCCCTGTTACAAAAGACATGGGGACAAAACTCTGCCGTGTTACTGTGTAAACCCATCACTCTTACATCTGAAACTCTAAATGTAGAATTGCTTCCTGTCCTATTCAGCAGAAGGTCCAAGCAGAAGCAAATAAAGCCAGTACATGTCatgttcaaaacaaacaaatggagCTGGTTCTCCATGAAGTGAGGAGTTTGACTAATGGAAGGTCTTGCCACTGACTGCTGTGGATATTGGAACGTCATATGAGGTCAAGGCATGATGGAATGCAATCGTGGAAGGTAGCCTTTCAGAGGTTGCTGAACATGCTGAAACCATAACCATCTCAGGAAGTTTTTAAATAGAAGGTATCTGTGGTCTGTAAAATGCCAGGAAGAACATTGTGTGCTACCTTTTTTTCATCTGGGCATCCAGCTAGGGTTACTGTTACAGGCAGGGCAGTATGAGAGATGGACTGTTAGTCTCATTGCAGGTAGCCATTCATATGttagaaatgtgcttttctaCTCAGCATTCTAATTTATAGTATATCTGTCATTCACCTGTGTGGAGTGTCACTCCTCACTGTCATTCTGACAATTTCTGTCTAACCTATGAATTTTTCCCCACCTTTCAATTTTCCCACCAGTTGTCTCTGGTGTACTTGTCTTACTCAACACACCATCAACATCACCCATCCATGTCCTCTTACATTGCAGTCAGTTTATGATCAAttgtgaggaggaggagcatAAGATTCGATAGACTAGAAGGAAACATTCCCCACTACCCTACTGCTTTGGCATTTGTTTGAACCAAGGTCTCCTGTCTTGTCTCTAGGATGTAATGGCAATGGATGGTGTCCCCTATGACTTCACTGAGAGGCAGGTGTATGAGGTTGGACAGCAGGTTGCAGCAGCTCTGGTAAGTCTGCTCACATTGGctgcattttttcattcttgcttGATTGCAACACAAGTTTGCACGGTGGCCTAAGCACTGGGAATGAAGGCTTTGTTAAAATATGCTTCCATTGTGTTGGTGAGCACATGCCTCTACTGCACAGTGTGGAAGACAAGCATACTCAGTGAAGATTTATATcaattaaatttccttttaaaatcatctggatttctttcttttccaatttCCCAGGCTTATCTTGAAGAAAAGAAGTTGTTCCATGGTGACATTGCTGCCAGGAATGTCCTTCTTCATCACAACTTCACTGCTAAGCTCTGTGGTTTGGGCCTGGCCTACGAATGTCATACACATGGTGCCAGCTCAGTCACACGGAAAGTGCCAGTCAAGTGGCAGGCACCAGAGAGGCTCCTGAGCAAACCCCCTACCATCAAGGCAGACATGTATGGCTTCATTTTGGGACTAGAAGTTCACCTGTCTGTCAGATCTGTCTCTTTCATTCCTTTATGTATAATTTCATGTCCTGAAGTTCACAGGAAGGCAGATCTAGTTTCTGCATAACACTCCTCTTTTACAGCTCATACTTTCTCCTGTCTGCAGGCCATGCCTAGttgtttttatgtatttaagCCAGCAAACAACTTTGCTTTGTTTACTTTTCTTGCAGATGGTCTTTTGGAATTCTACTGTATGAAATGATTACATTAGGTAAGAAGActtaatgataataaaaaaaaaaaatatgtaaggaAGCAGCAAATTAACAAGACCCAAAATCTCGAATTTTAGAATGTAAAGTTGGGCCATTTAAATAAGCaccctggtttttttccagcttgcaAAGTCTTGCCGATTCCTTTTAAACTTTCTGTTATTGTGAACTGtggtaggaaaaaaacagattttggtAGGGCAGGAAGCCAGTCTTGCACAGAAGCTGCTATCTGCAACCATTGCCGTAGCATTTTCTACCATTGCTCCTTCTGCCTTTCCAGGTGCTCCACCATATCCTGAGGTGCCGACTTCTGACATCTTATCATACCTGCAGAAACAGAACATTATGAAGCAGCCCTCGAGCTGCCAGCAAGCCATGTAAGCCACTTGCTTTATGAACAATTGAACATGAGATTGGCAGAGCTAAATGGAAGTGAGACAGAGAAAACGAGATCTTACACAAGATTTCTAAGTCTAGACTATGCTAAGAGTAACCTGTTAGCTGAGAACATTTGTGTCTGCCACATCTTCTTACTGGGTTCTGCTGCATAAAACCTCTGTGGCCAAAACCCTTCTGTCCTTCTTTTGAAAATGACActtgtttctgtttccttctgttgAAAATTACActtgtttctgtttccttaAGTGCCGTTGCATTTTGCTGCTCCACTGCTTCCTTGCAAGGTGCATCACTGCTGTGGAATGATTTTTCTCCTCTAGGTTGTAGGATATTCTGTGAAATGATCAAAGCATCCACAGGGAAGATCTAAGGTACATTTCTTTGTGTGAAGACAtagtttcttttaatatttggaAGTTTTTTCGTTCCATAATGCTGTTTCAAAAGTGGATTTCCCATACTCTCAGCTGACATCCTGGCAAACAGCTTCATGCCCATACATCATTATGTGGCTGCAAATTTCAAAGGGTCATTGAAAGAACTTCacatgaaggagaaaaggaggatttttCCAGACATTTTAAATACGAGAGGGTTTGACTGTAGCAAAACTTTGTGTTGGTGCTTCTTGTTCTTCTCCACCTTACAGGTACTGCATCATGAAGTCCTGCTGGCAGTGGAGTGCAGCTCACCGGCCTTCTCCAACACACCTCTTGTGCTCTCTGAAAACAGCTATGAAAACCAGCAATGGGCACAcagtgctgcaggtgccagAGCCAGTGGTGCCTGAACTCTATGCTGATGTTGCTGGTGTTGATGTGCACAGCCTAGTGAGGGAATACACAATCCTCTGAAGGGCCCTTTTATGTTTTGGTAAAGGAGAAGAAGTCgcagaattttccatttctaaatattttgcaagCTCAGAATGAGGTGTGCATGTTGGAAGGGATCCCTTTGTTCTTCAAACATGTATAAAATCTCTCCTCCATGCCAGACACAAGAAACTGTTATCATTATTGTTAAATCAACCTGTTGGTATCATTCTGCCAGTGGTCATTTGGGAGTAAAGTGTGTTTAGGAAGCTGTAGAAAATGTAACGAGAAACTTGAGTTAAAGGAGTGTGTTAGGTTTGTGTGGCAAGGGGTGGACTACAGGGGTGACTTCTGTGAGAAgatgccagaagcttcccccagTTCCATgatggacctgctgctggccaaggctgagccctTCAGCAACACTGGTAGCACCTCTGTGATTATGTATTTAAGAAAGGGTTAAAAGTACTGCACAACAGCAGGTGGAAGAGAGGAGTGTGAATGTGAGAGGAACAGTTTGCAGacacccagggcagggcagaagcagaagaaggagctgctccaggctctggagctgagattcccccGAGATTccatggtgcagcccatggagaggcagctgagcccctgcagcctctggagggcctgggggtgcagagatccacctgcagcccctggaggagcccacgccagagcagggggatgcctgaaggaggctgtgactcggagggaagcctgtgctggagcagagtccTGGCAGAATCTGTGGAGACAGGAGCCCTCTTTGGAGAAGGACTGCATCCCATGGAAAGGGACTCATGCTGGAGCACTTCATGAAAAACAACCCTTGGGAAGAACTCATGTTAGAGAAATTCCTGAAGGACCTAGTCTCCTGTGGAGGgatcccacactggagcaggggaagagtgtgaggagtcctctgcctgaggaggaaggagcagcagagacaatgtGAGATGAACTGACCACAATTCCCATTCTCTCTGCTGTATGAGAAGAGGTAGAGAAATTGGGAGTGaagctgagcctgggaagaagggaggagtggaggaaggtgttttaagatttggttttatttctcattatacTTCCTAATTTGGTtatcaataaattaattttccccaagttgagtctgttttgacCGTAGCAGTAATTGGTGAATGATCTCTTGCTGTCCTTATCTTGACCTGGGGGtgttttgttatattttctctcccctgcccagttCAGAAGAGGAAATTACAGAGTGGTTGGAGGGGCACCTGCCATTCAGCCAGAGTCAACCCACCATGAGGTATCTGGAAATGTTTCCCCATCCTTTCTGTCCCAGGAAAATGCATCAGTTGGGTATTTTAAAGAGGAGATGTCCTGGGGAATATGCTGGGGTGGTCAGTAAAGGTCTGGGATTTCTCCAGTGCTTTATACTGTAGTTTCCCGTGGGAGAATGGGCACTGTATtccaacaaacaaacccacagacAAACAACCCCCATGCCTCCTTTcccaacaacaacaagaaaacaaagcaaaaccctTCATGTCTGTGGATTCAGAAGCTGTTACATAAAATGTCACACATCTTCATGGAGAGCGTGCTTTCTGTGCACGTCAGGTGAGTACTCGAAAGCTCATCTGAAATTATTTGATCATTGATTTTAATGGACATGCAGACTAAAAAATTAGAGGCACTGGAAGTTGGGGctattctgctttcttttaaaaagaagttgaaTCCTTCTGTGAAACAAATTTTCTCACTTACGTTTGTGGTTTCTAAACTTGAGAGTGCCTTAAggttttttgcctctttttattttggcacTTTGAGCATTTAAGATCCTTGTGAAAAAAAGACTAAATGCACATTATAGTTTTACCATTCTGTGTGAAGAGTGGATTCAGTGTTCACTCAGCATCCCCCCAGTTAACATGGCTCTTTCTGTTCTGGTTTCCACCAAAACTTGTTGGTCTTCTTCCAAAGACAATGGTGAGAAGTTTCCTTTTTATAAtgcaaaatgacagaaatgaaattggttttttttgtcacttAAGCTTTATAGGAAATGATGTTTCCTTCCATAAATAAATGTCATGTGAGTTCATACAGCACATGTGTGACCACTATACACTGGGACATTGCAAAGTCCATTCCAGAGGGAGTGGTCAGCTTTCTGACTTTTCCCATGGTGTTGGCTAATTGCCACCTGGAGCTTCCTAAACCAGTTGGTGTAAGTCTGACCTGGAGAATTGAGGTATCTTCTTTTCCACATGGTAAAATAATAACaccctcttctctctccctcactTGAAAACAGTTTCAAAGCTACCTGCTAAATTACGTCAAATTCACAGTTATCTTTGGTGAATAAActattcatttaaaaagtatttgattGCTTCAAACGTCCTGCTCAAGAATGGGATATTCAGAAAGGTCTTGCCTGTGAAAGATGGGTGTGTTTCAGGCAGGTAATACAATCCAAGAGCTGTGAAAGCATCCCCAGTACTCCTGCAGACCTGACAAATAATGCACAGGAAACCTTGTTAAACAGAGAGCTAAAGGTAACAATTGCAGCACTGTTcttagagcacagaaagcaatgCTCCAGTTTACACAAatgcttgtattttatttctgttgtgaaAACTCTGATCGAGGAAATCCATGGGAATTCAGGATGCTGAGCACCTCACAACCTCTAACAAAAGATCTGGTTTGGTTTCCCCTGAAAGCAAATCTTCTCCAAGACCCTGTTTATGAATTTGCCCacagaaagacattttcctGCTATATGATAAGATCTAATTGAATTTCCCTTCAATCAAGTGACCTTACTCATTCTAAGAATGTAAGCACTCTGATTTGTCTTCTCCAGGTTAACTTATGTTGGTTTGGAAGTGACTgaatctaaattaaaataagttttatagTGGCATAAGTGTAATTGTACATGTGGAGTTGCCCTGGTTTAACTactcttcctcctttttaaagTAGGCTATACAGAAGTCTTTTCCACACAGCAGTCTCCATTTTAGGATCAGTGTAGACTCACCCATGAATCTCCTCCTTAGTGAACCCACTGAGGGCTTTGTGGAAATTATTCACAGTTGTTTCATGGAGAATCATGGCTTTTCAATTTTCAGAGAGAGACTTTGTTTTAGTTGTTTAACTGGAATATTTTGTTCCCATGAAAAATATTGacttttaattattatatttaattttctcaaaGATGACAGGGCCATCTGCATAATTTAGTTATTTTCTGGTAGATTGTTCTCTGTTCTTCTCAAATGTTACTTGTCTTTCATTGCACATAAAGGTTTATCTCTGCTACCTGTCTTCTTCAGCCGTCTGATCACTTTTCAGTGAGAGACTGAATTAGATCCAATAGATCTCCTAAGGATGAGGAAATCCTgtccagagcaggcagagagtgaaaaaaatcttccaaaaaGTGACAACAGACAGGAGGCACAGACACTAAATATTCCTGGTGTGATTTGGGCTCCACCATGCTTGGAATTTTCTGAAACCACATATGAGCAGTATGAGCTTTTTAAGAGGCTTTGAACTCCAAAATCTTTTTAGTGCTA includes:
- the STYK1 gene encoding tyrosine-protein kinase STYK1 is translated as MAGDMKRLSRMLLECNSNDRLCVVREYQTEVIVVPVLLVGLFVIVLTVILWLHCRGLRAKQEQSAPAGTQVKKKNQQEPCSTENHYIQLSETSVESLLNSASLTLKELEIPREKLLPGTLQLIKHGAYGSIYRAQLETGSSGKTKTVVLKALQDLASPQKIKDFLGRIKFHQNLGHHENLVELVGCCVDQLPLYMIMEDVSLGDLLTFLWTCRKDVMAMDGVPYDFTERQVYEVGQQVAAALAYLEEKKLFHGDIAARNVLLHHNFTAKLCGLGLAYECHTHGASSVTRKVPVKWQAPERLLSKPPTIKADIWSFGILLYEMITLGAPPYPEVPTSDILSYLQKQNIMKQPSSCQQAMYCIMKSCWQWSAAHRPSPTHLLCSLKTAMKTSNGHTVLQVPEPVVPELYADVAGVDVHSLVREYTIL